A DNA window from Pseudoliparis swirei isolate HS2019 ecotype Mariana Trench unplaced genomic scaffold, NWPU_hadal_v1 hadal_153, whole genome shotgun sequence contains the following coding sequences:
- the fkbp2 gene encoding peptidyl-prolyl cis-trans isomerase FKBP2 → MRVVLLLAVTVLSLCPAAESGADKKKLQIGIKKRVDNCPVKSHKGDVLSMHYTGKLEDGTEFDSSFPRDRPFTFTLGTGQVIKGWDQGLLGMCEGEKRKLVIPSELGYGDRGAPPKIPGGATLIFEVELLTIERKTEL, encoded by the coding sequence ATGCGGGTCGTCCTGTTGCTCGCCGTGACCGTGCTGTCCCTCTGCCCGGCGGCGGAGAGCGGAGCCGACAAGAAGAAGCTCCAGATCGGCATCAAGAAGCGAGTGGACAACTGCCCCGTCAAGTCCCACAAAGGAGACGTGCTGAGCATGCACTACACGGGCAAGCTGGAGGACGGCACGGAGTTTGACAGCAGCTTTCCCCGCGACCGACCCTTCACTTTTACGCTGGGCACGGGGCAGGTGATTAAAGGCTGGGACCAGGGCCTGCTGGGCATGTGCGAGGGCGAGAAGAGGAAGCTGGTCATCCCCTCCGAGCTGGGCTACGGAGACCGGGGGGCACCCCCGAAGATCCCCGGGGGAGCGACGCTCATCTTcgaagtggagctgctcacCATCGAGAGGAAGACCGAGCTTTGA